One part of the Vibrio hyugaensis genome encodes these proteins:
- a CDS encoding porin family protein: MKKAATLIAVLVSIQAHANSSQDVSGFYLGGGMGNTTYSDDSPFTHLDADGTTFKIIGGYQFNRIVGIEAQYTDYGDIKVKNTPFDLNVNSASVAANIGYTFDNGLRPFATLGLGYISVDVPEFLGEDENELLLRVGAGLEYTPHQFNNITFRAAYEMDHFNVGSKGSNWDTNIQVGSFYAGATYKF; the protein is encoded by the coding sequence ATGAAAAAAGCAGCCACCCTTATCGCCGTACTTGTTAGCATTCAGGCTCATGCAAATAGCTCACAGGATGTATCAGGGTTTTATCTGGGCGGGGGTATGGGTAACACCACATACAGTGATGATAGTCCGTTTACACATTTGGATGCTGATGGCACAACTTTTAAAATTATTGGCGGTTATCAATTCAATCGTATCGTCGGTATAGAAGCTCAATACACTGACTACGGTGATATCAAAGTGAAGAACACGCCTTTTGATCTCAACGTAAATAGTGCGTCTGTTGCTGCAAACATTGGCTACACATTCGACAATGGGTTACGACCATTCGCGACGCTAGGTTTGGGCTACATTTCGGTGGATGTTCCTGAATTTCTCGGTGAAGACGAAAACGAGTTGCTACTTCGCGTAGGGGCCGGTCTTGAATACACGCCGCATCAGTTTAACAACATCACTTTCCGAGCAGCGTATGAGATGGACCACTTCAATGTCGGCTCGAAAGGTTCAAACTGGGACACCAACATTCAGGTCGGCTCTTTCTATGCGGGTGCAACTTATAAGTTTTAA